One Syntrophorhabdaceae bacterium genomic window carries:
- a CDS encoding ABC transporter permease codes for MNNKSGRLQSAWGALPVAVFIAVWEIVGRFDLFPGQFFFPPFSAVVKEFYHLTVNGVLGKNFMSSLVRVLIGLCSGSIAGIFVGVIMGWRGIVNKALNPIISLLYPIPALGWLPLLMLWIGINEMLPITIIFICSFFPVVYNTATGIRNVDRRYIQAAETLGASNMRILFKVIIPLALPNIFTGLRLEAGMSWRVLIAAEMVAIPTGIGALLMQAESLVRVDIIMVCLAVLSVMCLLFERVFVIMERRMIGEWSNHA; via the coding sequence ATGAACAACAAATCCGGGCGCCTCCAGTCCGCCTGGGGCGCCCTGCCGGTTGCTGTGTTCATAGCCGTATGGGAAATCGTCGGCCGCTTCGATCTCTTTCCGGGACAGTTTTTCTTCCCTCCCTTTTCAGCGGTGGTAAAGGAGTTCTATCACCTTACGGTAAACGGGGTTCTGGGAAAGAACTTCATGAGCAGCCTGGTTCGTGTTCTGATCGGTCTTTGCAGCGGTTCCATAGCTGGTATCTTTGTGGGGGTTATAATGGGGTGGCGCGGAATTGTCAATAAGGCGCTCAACCCCATAATAAGCCTCCTGTATCCCATTCCTGCCCTGGGTTGGCTCCCGCTCCTGATGTTGTGGATAGGCATAAACGAGATGCTTCCCATTACGATCATATTCATATGTTCATTTTTTCCGGTGGTATACAACACGGCCACAGGGATCAGAAATGTCGACCGGAGGTACATACAGGCCGCCGAGACGCTGGGGGCTTCAAATATGAGGATACTCTTTAAGGTCATCATACCTCTGGCGCTTCCCAATATCTTCACAGGCCTGAGACTGGAAGCCGGGATGTCATGGCGGGTCCTCATAGCCGCGGAGATGGTTGCGATTCCGACGGGCATCGGCGCCCTGCTCATGCAGGCCGAGAGCCTGGTCCGGGTCGATATCATCATGGTATGCCTCGCAGTCCTTTCCGTCATGTGCCTTCTCTTTGAAAGGGTCTTTGTCATCATGGAAAGGCGCATGATCGGCGAATGGAGCAACCATGCCTGA